The following proteins are co-located in the uncultured Tolumonas sp. genome:
- the yidA gene encoding sugar-phosphatase, whose amino-acid sequence MYKLIALDMDGTLLRGDGTISERTKSAIQQARQKGVKVVLASGRPIEGLERYLTELGLTTDDDYALSYNGALIKNVGTRENICSQLISGKDLHDVYAVSQQIGVNTHAFSTELGLISPKLSHYTAHERDINGIPLTLIDFNELAEDHPIVKVMLVDEPEILSPGVEQIPTDYYDRFTVVRSAPFFLEILNKNSNKGNGVAMLADYLGIASTEVICVGDAGNDIHMLEYAGLSVAMGNAFDDIKAIADYVTHSNEEDGVAHVIEKFILA is encoded by the coding sequence ATGTATAAGCTGATTGCACTTGATATGGACGGCACGTTGTTGCGTGGCGATGGTACGATTTCTGAACGCACCAAGAGTGCAATTCAACAAGCCCGACAAAAAGGGGTTAAGGTGGTATTGGCTTCTGGTCGTCCGATTGAGGGGCTGGAGCGCTATCTGACAGAACTGGGGTTGACCACGGATGATGATTACGCACTGAGTTATAACGGTGCGCTGATTAAAAACGTAGGCACCCGAGAAAATATTTGTAGTCAGTTGATCAGCGGCAAAGATCTGCATGATGTGTATGCCGTGAGTCAGCAGATTGGGGTAAATACCCATGCGTTCTCTACTGAGCTTGGTTTGATCTCACCTAAACTAAGTCATTACACAGCGCATGAACGCGACATCAATGGTATTCCACTGACACTCATCGATTTTAATGAATTAGCAGAAGACCACCCGATTGTGAAAGTAATGCTAGTGGATGAACCGGAAATTTTATCGCCGGGCGTTGAGCAAATTCCAACCGATTATTACGATCGTTTTACCGTCGTGCGCAGTGCTCCATTCTTTTTAGAGATCTTGAACAAGAACAGTAATAAAGGGAATGGTGTTGCTATGCTCGCTGATTACTTAGGTATTGCATCGACAGAAGTTATTTGTGTCGGGGATGCGGGGAACGATATCCACATGCTGGAATATGCAGGTTTATCAGTGGCAATGGGTAATGCGTTTGATGACATTAAAGCGATTGCCGATTATGTGACCCACTCTAATGAAGAAGATGGCGTGGCGCATGTGATTGAGAAATTTATCCTGGCTTGA
- a CDS encoding two-component system response regulator, whose amino-acid sequence MQQHEHDKRTLLVIDDIADNLMLMNEILRDNYKVKGANSGERGLRIAFSDTPPDLILLDVMMPDMDGFEVCRRLKAMPQTEHIPIIFVTAKSDTVDEEQGLALGAVDYIVKPISPPIVKARVKTHLALKDAADFLRSKNDYLKQEVERRTAEIIRQAQELHAMQDVTIMAMASLAETRDNETGGHIRRTQTYVKALAERLQSHAHFATMLTEENIDLLYKSAPLHDIGKVGIPDRILLKPGSLTAEEFETMKQHTTLGLEAIVQAENQCGMRVDFLQFAKQIAYSHHERWDGKGYPQGLAGDAIPLPARLMAIADVYDALINKRVYKPPFSHEEAVAIMAAGRGTQFDPEVLDAFIDIEGVFRTIAARFPA is encoded by the coding sequence ATGCAACAACATGAGCATGATAAACGCACCCTGTTGGTAATTGATGATATTGCCGACAACCTGATGCTGATGAATGAAATATTACGCGATAACTATAAAGTAAAAGGCGCAAACAGTGGTGAACGCGGGTTACGGATCGCCTTTTCTGATACCCCGCCCGATTTGATCTTACTTGATGTCATGATGCCGGATATGGATGGTTTTGAGGTATGTCGTCGCCTTAAAGCCATGCCGCAAACAGAACATATTCCAATTATTTTTGTGACCGCTAAATCTGACACCGTTGACGAAGAACAAGGTCTCGCCTTGGGTGCTGTTGACTACATCGTCAAACCCATCAGCCCACCGATTGTCAAAGCCAGAGTCAAAACACATCTGGCGTTAAAAGATGCGGCAGATTTTTTACGTAGTAAAAATGATTACCTGAAACAAGAAGTCGAACGCCGTACCGCAGAGATCATCCGTCAAGCACAAGAATTACATGCTATGCAAGATGTCACCATTATGGCGATGGCCTCATTAGCAGAAACGCGTGATAACGAAACCGGCGGCCATATTCGCCGTACACAAACCTATGTCAAAGCACTCGCCGAGCGGCTGCAATCTCACGCGCACTTTGCGACTATGCTGACCGAAGAAAATATTGATCTGCTGTATAAATCTGCGCCATTACACGATATCGGTAAGGTCGGTATTCCTGACCGTATCTTATTAAAGCCAGGCTCACTGACTGCCGAGGAATTTGAGACCATGAAACAGCATACTACATTGGGTTTAGAGGCCATTGTGCAGGCAGAAAACCAATGTGGCATGCGGGTCGATTTTCTGCAATTTGCCAAACAGATTGCGTATTCACATCATGAACGATGGGATGGTAAAGGTTACCCGCAAGGTCTGGCAGGCGATGCAATCCCCTTACCGGCACGACTCATGGCAATTGCCGATGTGTATGATGCCCTGATCAATAAACGCGTATACAAACCCCCATTCTCACACGAGGAAGCCGTGGCTATTATGGCGGCAGGACGGGGAACCCAGTTTGATCCGGAAGTGCTCGATGCATTTATCGATATTGAAGGAGTATTCAGAACGATTGCAGCCCGCTTTCCTGCGTGA
- a CDS encoding PAS domain S-box protein, producing MNREYILSIINDLILTIGRENKLQPLLVKILQRLMFHTTYPTGLILLDAKTDSEGTKATLVASIGDRGLQGKINEVITIPPALLNSCQIENLPQDALIDLLPATSRHYRCALRLSLNQYGIILLLSPEPPTINLPFAQMFQPVLAHLHQSIELCRQSERYQQSLLAARDEARAELAATHIAIEKERTLLRNIQAAIPDPVWTKDLNGTFLSCNQAFERLFGITEAELVGKNDYHFFSAERAEFFRQKDHEAIIADKTCINEEWALSGDGRSILLETSKTPMRDAQGNLLGVVGVGRDITQSRKMQNALYERREIYSAIVEQTADSIGLVDANTGQFLEFNSAAHQHLGYSREEFAQMSVADIDASFSIDELQARLELLSNSNATDFEARHRTKNGEIIDVLVSARPITVHGRRCLASIWSNITHQKRTEEQLRKLSMAVEQSPGSIVITDLNGNIEYVNEAFVRITGWQRNEVIGQNPRVLKSDLTPAATYDAMWATLTEGHTWSGEFINRRKDGSVYNELARIAPIRQPDGQITHYLATKEDITELKRVQTELELHRDHLEELVAKRAAQITELNTQLQQRAEEAEAATQAKSQFLANMSHEIRTPMNSIIGLSHLALGTELTAQQRDYLQKIKGAGEHLLAIINEILDFSKIEAGKLHLEQTPFVLSHLMQEVTDLVEQKAKAKNLMLEIEISEQIPQHLVGDPLRLKQILLNYASNAIKFTDTGHITLRVTMPHMNTEAVQLRFSVQDTGIGLTPEQQQRLFQSFQQADASTTRKYGGTGLGLAISQRLAELMGGEVGVESIYGQGSTFWFTVLLAPATLSSTTADMLLSPSLSRAADDSAVFKHLTEQTVSIKNKSNPTITDSIALETTLQQLRVLLSEYDLEAAALFRNQREYLETIFPGQLTLLADAIAAFEFDDALFLLAKLQVNRIEQPS from the coding sequence ATGAACCGTGAATACATACTCTCTATTATCAATGACTTGATTCTCACCATCGGGCGAGAAAATAAGCTGCAACCTCTGCTGGTCAAAATATTACAGCGGTTGATGTTCCATACCACCTATCCAACTGGTCTGATATTACTGGATGCTAAAACTGACAGTGAAGGCACTAAAGCCACGCTGGTTGCCTCAATCGGTGATCGGGGATTGCAGGGCAAAATTAATGAAGTCATCACTATTCCACCAGCATTACTCAATTCTTGCCAGATAGAAAACCTGCCGCAGGACGCACTCATCGATCTACTGCCAGCTACCAGCCGTCATTATCGTTGCGCTTTGCGTTTATCACTGAACCAATACGGTATTATTTTATTACTCTCCCCTGAACCACCGACAATCAATTTGCCCTTCGCGCAGATGTTTCAACCAGTGTTAGCGCATTTGCACCAATCGATTGAATTATGCCGCCAGAGTGAACGTTATCAGCAATCGCTACTCGCTGCGCGAGATGAAGCACGCGCTGAATTAGCTGCCACACATATAGCCATTGAAAAAGAGCGTACTTTATTACGGAACATCCAGGCTGCTATTCCTGATCCAGTATGGACCAAAGATTTAAACGGCACATTTCTCTCCTGTAATCAGGCATTTGAACGCTTATTTGGAATTACCGAAGCAGAGCTGGTCGGTAAAAATGATTACCATTTTTTTAGCGCCGAACGTGCGGAGTTTTTCCGCCAAAAAGATCACGAAGCCATTATTGCCGATAAAACCTGTATCAATGAAGAATGGGCTTTATCTGGCGATGGTCGTTCGATTTTACTTGAGACCAGTAAAACGCCCATGCGAGATGCACAGGGTAATTTGCTGGGGGTGGTCGGTGTTGGCCGCGATATTACGCAAAGCCGTAAAATGCAAAATGCGTTGTATGAGCGCCGGGAAATCTACAGCGCAATAGTCGAACAGACCGCTGATTCAATTGGGCTGGTGGATGCCAATACCGGGCAATTTCTGGAGTTTAATTCTGCTGCTCATCAACACCTCGGTTACAGCCGGGAAGAGTTTGCACAAATGAGTGTTGCAGACATCGATGCGTCTTTCAGTATTGATGAATTACAGGCGCGGTTGGAATTACTGTCCAACTCGAATGCCACTGATTTTGAAGCACGCCATAGAACGAAAAATGGCGAAATCATTGACGTCTTGGTCAGCGCACGACCCATTACCGTTCACGGTAGACGATGCCTCGCTTCGATCTGGAGCAACATCACCCATCAGAAGAGAACCGAAGAACAGCTGCGTAAGTTATCCATGGCCGTGGAGCAAAGCCCAGGCAGTATTGTGATCACCGATCTGAATGGCAATATCGAGTATGTCAACGAAGCATTTGTGCGCATCACCGGCTGGCAACGTAATGAAGTGATTGGTCAAAACCCACGGGTATTAAAATCAGATCTGACTCCGGCAGCAACCTATGATGCGATGTGGGCAACACTCACCGAAGGACATACCTGGAGCGGAGAGTTTATCAACCGGCGTAAAGATGGTTCAGTTTACAACGAACTCGCCCGAATCGCCCCGATCCGACAACCGGACGGACAAATAACCCATTATCTGGCCACCAAAGAAGATATAACCGAACTCAAGCGTGTACAAACTGAGTTAGAACTGCACCGGGATCATCTTGAAGAGCTGGTCGCCAAACGCGCGGCACAGATCACCGAACTCAATACACAGTTACAGCAACGCGCCGAAGAAGCAGAGGCGGCTACCCAGGCGAAAAGCCAATTTTTGGCGAATATGAGCCATGAAATCCGCACGCCCATGAATTCCATTATCGGTCTGTCTCATCTGGCGTTAGGAACAGAACTGACGGCACAACAGCGCGATTATCTGCAAAAAATTAAAGGAGCCGGCGAGCACCTGTTAGCCATTATTAATGAGATCCTCGATTTCTCTAAAATTGAAGCCGGCAAACTGCACCTAGAACAGACACCGTTCGTATTAAGCCATTTAATGCAGGAAGTCACCGACTTAGTTGAGCAAAAAGCCAAAGCCAAAAACTTAATGCTAGAGATCGAAATCAGCGAGCAAATCCCACAACACTTGGTTGGTGATCCACTGCGGCTAAAACAGATCCTGCTGAACTATGCCAGCAACGCCATTAAATTTACTGACACTGGCCACATTACACTGCGTGTAACCATGCCACACATGAATACAGAAGCAGTGCAATTACGATTCTCTGTGCAAGACACCGGTATCGGTTTGACTCCCGAGCAGCAACAACGCTTGTTCCAGAGTTTCCAGCAAGCAGATGCTTCAACCACACGCAAATATGGCGGTACAGGGTTAGGTCTGGCTATCTCTCAGCGCTTAGCAGAATTAATGGGTGGCGAGGTTGGCGTTGAGAGTATTTATGGTCAGGGGAGTACCTTCTGGTTTACTGTTTTGTTAGCACCAGCAACTCTTTCATCTACAACAGCTGACATGCTGTTATCGCCGTCACTATCGCGCGCCGCTGATGACTCAGCCGTTTTTAAGCATCTAACCGAACAAACTGTTTCTATTAAAAACAAGAGCAATCCGACCATTACCGACTCAATTGCTCTGGAAACAACGTTACAACAATTACGGGTTTTATTGAGTGAGTATGATTTAGAAGCCGCCGCGCTCTTTCGTAATCAGCGCGAATATTTAGAAACCATTTTTCCCGGACAATTAACGCTTCTGGCCGATGCAATCGCCGCATTTGAATTTGATGATGCCTTATTTTTACTGGCCAAACTGCAAGTCAATCGCATAGAGCAACCATCATAA
- a CDS encoding FIST C-terminal domain-containing protein translates to MDDNAIEYIPFEEAVIHDLLQCWHNQYPLMGVMALVPEAEHQHIPLLQSSCQQLGIPLTGAVFPALVTDDGWRNNGCWLLRLNQQPPSHLFENIPDRADAAHDIASQVEPALELADDAEKTTLFMIFDSMLPDVGTIIENLYLHLADSVHYAGVNAGSETFQPMPCLFDATKIISNGAWCLLLPAWAGMLLEHGYPAPDKVISATSAEGNRIISIDWQPAFDVYKQLVLEECGVALSADNFYQYASYFPLGILQANNEVVVRIPVAIHSDGSIVCVGDVPANTSLVLLRAPPLNESQCVTQICHRLQTDLPEISGWPLLMFYCAGRRIHLDGDTLKELTNLKSCTGATKLAGALSLGEIGSRRIWGYPMFHSAALLCGSWKY, encoded by the coding sequence ATGGACGATAACGCAATAGAGTATATTCCATTTGAAGAAGCCGTTATTCATGACCTGCTGCAATGCTGGCACAATCAATACCCCTTAATGGGCGTGATGGCTCTTGTTCCAGAAGCAGAACACCAACATATCCCGCTACTACAAAGCAGCTGTCAACAACTTGGAATTCCATTAACCGGAGCGGTCTTTCCTGCCTTAGTGACCGATGATGGCTGGCGCAATAACGGCTGCTGGTTATTGCGTCTGAACCAACAACCACCTAGCCATTTATTTGAAAATATCCCTGACCGAGCCGATGCAGCACACGACATCGCAAGCCAAGTGGAACCAGCCCTTGAACTTGCCGACGATGCCGAAAAAACCACATTATTTATGATATTTGACAGCATGTTGCCGGATGTCGGCACCATCATTGAAAACCTCTACCTCCATCTCGCCGACAGCGTGCACTATGCTGGCGTTAACGCCGGCAGCGAGACGTTTCAACCCATGCCCTGCTTGTTTGATGCGACGAAAATCATTTCAAACGGAGCCTGGTGTCTACTACTGCCTGCCTGGGCCGGTATGCTGTTAGAACACGGATATCCGGCCCCCGATAAAGTGATCAGTGCCACCTCAGCCGAAGGTAACCGCATCATTAGTATCGACTGGCAACCGGCTTTTGACGTTTACAAACAGTTAGTCTTAGAAGAATGTGGCGTCGCACTGTCTGCTGACAATTTTTATCAATATGCCAGTTATTTCCCGCTCGGGATCTTGCAGGCGAATAATGAAGTAGTCGTTCGTATTCCTGTCGCGATACACAGTGATGGCAGCATCGTTTGTGTCGGTGATGTGCCGGCAAATACCTCACTGGTGTTATTACGCGCCCCGCCACTTAATGAAAGCCAATGTGTGACGCAAATCTGTCATCGCTTACAAACCGATCTTCCTGAGATCTCGGGCTGGCCACTACTGATGTTCTATTGTGCCGGCCGGCGCATACATTTAGACGGTGATACACTCAAGGAATTAACCAATCTGAAAAGTTGCACAGGCGCCACTAAGTTGGCTGGTGCTTTATCACTGGGGGAAATTGGTAGTCGCCGCATTTGGGGATACCCGATGTTTCACAGTGCGGCATTACTTTGCGGTAGTTGGAAATACTGA
- the nadC gene encoding carboxylating nicotinate-nucleotide diphosphorylase produces MLQNDIQRAVRAALEEDLGGVLDAHADITAQLIPADKHAEAYVITREKGVFCGKAWAEAVFEQLGGHVRIEWKVQDGEQVEPNQELVRLYGPARILLTGERSMLNFIQTLSGVASNVALYVAEIAGTQCKLLDTRKTIPGLRTALKYAVTCGGGTNHRMGLFDAYLIKENHIMACGGIAQAITTARTLNPGKRVEVEVESLDELQQALDANADIIMLDNFTVPMMVDAVALNAGKAKLEVSGNVTLQTIATYAQTGVDYISVGALTKHTHAMDLSMRFI; encoded by the coding sequence ATGTTGCAAAATGATATCCAGCGCGCTGTGCGTGCCGCATTAGAAGAAGATTTGGGTGGCGTACTTGATGCGCATGCCGATATTACCGCACAACTTATTCCAGCTGACAAACACGCGGAAGCCTATGTGATCACCCGTGAAAAGGGTGTGTTCTGTGGCAAAGCATGGGCGGAAGCGGTATTTGAACAACTCGGTGGCCATGTTCGCATCGAGTGGAAAGTGCAAGACGGTGAACAGGTTGAGCCTAACCAGGAACTGGTTCGTTTGTATGGCCCTGCGCGCATTCTCTTGACCGGCGAACGCAGCATGCTGAACTTTATTCAAACACTGTCAGGTGTTGCCAGCAATGTCGCCTTGTATGTCGCCGAGATTGCTGGCACACAATGTAAGTTGCTGGATACCCGTAAAACGATTCCTGGACTGCGTACCGCGCTGAAATATGCCGTTACCTGTGGTGGCGGCACGAACCATCGCATGGGGTTGTTTGATGCCTATCTGATCAAAGAAAATCACATCATGGCCTGTGGCGGCATCGCGCAGGCGATCACCACAGCACGCACGCTGAACCCAGGTAAACGCGTGGAAGTGGAAGTCGAAAGTCTGGATGAATTGCAGCAGGCACTGGATGCCAATGCCGACATCATCATGCTGGATAACTTCACTGTCCCCATGATGGTTGACGCTGTCGCGCTCAACGCTGGCAAAGCCAAACTGGAAGTCTCCGGCAACGTCACGCTGCAAACTATCGCCACTTATGCCCAAACCGGCGTCGATTACATCTCGGTTGGTGCGCTGACCAAACATACCCACGCCATGGATCTCTCCATGCGTTTTATCTGA
- the ampD gene encoding 1,6-anhydro-N-acetylmuramyl-L-alanine amidase AmpD, translating to MLNKNWSINHQGWLAEARHCPSPFFNQRPQGEPVSLLVVHGISLPPGQFGGPHIDELFTGKLDPQVHPYFAEIAHLEVSAHCLIRRDGEVVQYVSFLDRAWHAGRSQFDGRENCNDFSIGIELEGTDDSDYSDAQYQQLAAVTRVIQQTYPAVTAERITGHSDIAPGRKTDPGSAFDWALYRNLTK from the coding sequence GTGTTGAATAAAAATTGGTCGATTAATCATCAAGGCTGGCTTGCTGAGGCTCGGCATTGTCCATCACCGTTTTTTAATCAACGCCCGCAAGGCGAACCAGTTTCCTTGCTGGTGGTGCATGGCATCAGTTTACCGCCGGGGCAATTCGGTGGACCACATATCGATGAGTTGTTTACCGGAAAACTAGATCCACAGGTGCACCCGTATTTTGCCGAAATCGCGCATTTGGAAGTGTCTGCACATTGTTTGATCCGCCGCGATGGGGAAGTCGTGCAGTATGTGAGTTTTCTCGATCGCGCCTGGCATGCCGGACGCTCGCAGTTTGATGGCCGTGAGAACTGCAATGATTTTTCAATTGGCATCGAGCTCGAAGGTACGGATGACAGCGATTATAGCGACGCGCAATATCAGCAACTGGCGGCAGTAACACGCGTGATCCAACAAACTTATCCGGCAGTCACAGCGGAGCGGATCACCGGGCATTCGGATATCGCGCCGGGTAGAAAAACTGACCCTGGCAGTGCGTTTGACTGGGCGTTGTATCGCAATTTAACGAAGTAA
- a CDS encoding glycerate kinase produces the protein MKIVIAPDSYKESLSAMEVANAIEAGFREIYSNAEYVKMPVADGGEGTVDAMVAATGGHKISVSVTGPTGKPVMAELGLIHQHSAVIEMAAASGLERISAAERNPLITTTYGTGEMIRAALDLGVKQFIIGIGGSATNDGGAGMLQALGYRLLDQHGRDIPHGGAGLSDLATIDISSADPRLLDCQFKVACDVTNPLTGPMGAAQVFGPQKGADAAMVALLDENLKHYASIVTQELGADVEFVPGAGAAGGMGAALLAFMKAELHSGIDIVLAALGLESIIADADLVITGEGRLDSQTINGKVPVGVARLAKRHGKPVIAIAGSLSSDVAIVYEHGIDSAFSAVNRVSTLHEAFDFAASNIKLTARNIAALLQIGHSLNR, from the coding sequence ATGAAGATTGTTATTGCCCCTGATTCGTATAAAGAAAGTCTGAGTGCAATGGAAGTAGCTAATGCCATTGAAGCTGGATTTCGCGAAATTTACTCCAATGCCGAGTATGTAAAAATGCCCGTGGCAGATGGGGGGGAAGGGACTGTTGATGCGATGGTGGCGGCAACGGGGGGCCACAAAATTAGCGTAAGCGTAACTGGTCCGACCGGTAAGCCGGTGATGGCGGAACTGGGGCTGATACATCAACACTCGGCAGTAATTGAAATGGCTGCCGCCAGTGGTTTGGAACGTATTTCTGCTGCCGAACGTAATCCGTTAATCACAACCACCTACGGTACTGGCGAGATGATCCGGGCTGCGCTCGACTTGGGGGTGAAGCAATTTATCATTGGTATTGGCGGTAGTGCGACCAATGACGGCGGGGCAGGTATGTTGCAAGCGCTGGGTTATCGCTTGTTAGATCAGCATGGTCGCGACATTCCCCACGGAGGTGCGGGTCTATCCGATTTAGCGACAATAGATATCTCATCGGCTGATCCTCGCTTGCTCGATTGCCAGTTTAAAGTTGCCTGCGATGTCACGAACCCACTGACTGGGCCAATGGGTGCGGCGCAAGTTTTTGGCCCACAGAAAGGTGCTGATGCCGCTATGGTGGCTTTGCTCGATGAAAACCTGAAGCATTATGCCAGTATCGTGACACAAGAATTAGGTGCCGATGTGGAATTTGTACCGGGCGCCGGAGCAGCCGGTGGCATGGGCGCTGCGTTACTGGCATTTATGAAAGCCGAGCTACATTCGGGGATTGATATTGTATTGGCAGCGTTAGGTCTTGAATCGATTATTGCAGATGCCGATTTGGTGATTACTGGAGAAGGGCGGTTAGACAGTCAGACCATTAATGGCAAAGTGCCTGTTGGTGTGGCACGGCTGGCAAAACGCCATGGTAAACCGGTAATCGCGATCGCCGGTAGTTTAAGCTCCGATGTTGCAATAGTGTATGAACACGGCATAGATAGTGCCTTCAGCGCCGTAAACCGAGTTTCTACATTGCATGAAGCTTTTGATTTTGCAGCGAGTAATATCAAATTAACTGCGCGCAATATTGCTGCTCTCTTACAGATAGGCCATTCGTTAAATCGCTAG
- the pdhR gene encoding pyruvate dehydrogenase complex transcriptional repressor PdhR → MTEYKPATPKLSDSIVAELEQMIVDGTLQPGQKLLPERELAVQFGVSRPSLREAIQRLEAKGLLYRRQGGGTYVKSELNRGLSDPFFELLANHPGSQFDLLEFRHVLEGVAAYYAALRGDENDFAQMRAIQSDIEAAQTGGNVAAEAKAVSAFYLAMTEASHNVVLLHLMRAIRELLERNILGNLEVLNQRPGVVNRIRRHRSELIAAILAGHPEQARDACHEHLAFIEDTLLDIQREDERAQRPSRQIHQG, encoded by the coding sequence ATGACTGAATACAAACCAGCCACGCCGAAACTCTCCGACAGCATCGTTGCCGAACTGGAACAGATGATTGTCGATGGCACCTTGCAACCGGGGCAGAAACTGTTGCCGGAACGCGAATTAGCGGTGCAATTCGGTGTGTCTCGCCCTTCGCTTCGCGAAGCGATCCAGCGGTTAGAAGCGAAAGGGTTGCTCTATCGCCGGCAGGGCGGTGGTACGTATGTCAAAAGTGAACTGAACCGTGGCTTGTCTGACCCTTTCTTTGAGTTATTAGCCAATCACCCAGGTTCCCAATTTGATCTGCTTGAGTTTCGCCATGTCTTGGAAGGGGTTGCCGCGTATTACGCCGCACTCCGTGGTGACGAAAACGATTTTGCCCAAATGCGTGCGATACAAAGCGATATTGAAGCCGCTCAGACCGGCGGTAACGTTGCTGCTGAAGCCAAAGCTGTCTCCGCTTTTTATCTCGCCATGACCGAAGCGTCGCATAACGTGGTGCTGTTGCACCTGATGCGTGCCATCCGTGAGTTACTGGAACGTAACATTCTCGGAAATCTGGAAGTACTGAATCAGCGTCCGGGGGTGGTTAACCGGATCCGCCGTCACCGATCAGAATTGATCGCGGCGATTTTGGCGGGCCACCCAGAACAGGCCAGAGATGCTTGCCATGAGCATCTGGCTTTTATCGAGGATACCCTGCTGGATATACAGCGAGAAGATGAGCGTGCACAACGCCCCTCGCGGCAGATCCATCAGGGATAG